A window of the Xiashengella succiniciproducens genome harbors these coding sequences:
- a CDS encoding single-stranded DNA-binding protein — translation MFKLILTGVLGNDAEVKEVNENIVINFNVAVSLDYKDKEGAKVEKTEWVRATMWRDPNSKIVEYLKKGKRVLIEGVPEAEAYKSKEGELRSVLSVKVRELEFVN, via the coding sequence ATGTTTAAACTAATCCTAACCGGAGTCCTTGGCAATGATGCCGAGGTAAAAGAAGTAAATGAGAACATCGTAATAAACTTTAATGTTGCGGTGTCTCTTGATTACAAAGACAAGGAAGGAGCAAAGGTTGAGAAAACCGAATGGGTAAGGGCTACAATGTGGCGCGATCCCAACTCCAAGATTGTCGAGTACCTCAAAAAAGGTAAGCGTGTGCTTATTGAAGGAGTTCCTGAAGCAGAGGCGTATAAGAGCAAGGAAGGAGAACTGCGCTCTGTGCTGAGTGTGAAAGTAAGGGAGCTGGAGTTTGTTAACTAA
- a CDS encoding RecQ family ATP-dependent DNA helicase: MNDIYHEILQKYWGYKGFRPLQLDIITSVGSGKDTLGLMPTGGGKSLTFQVPALARPGICLVITPLIALMNDQVDNLRRLGIKACAIHSGMSRWEIDQTYENCIYGDFKFLYISPERIGTAGFLERLKDLKVGLIAVDEAHCISQWGYDFRPSYRKIAAIREFLPDVPVLALTATATPEVVEDIQVQLKFPRPNLLKRSFERPNLVYVVRKCEDKEAQMVRILKSVEGSAIVYVRSRKKTRTLADLLTRNDISAGSFHAGMAQKTKNEVQAAWKEGRLRVMVATNAFGMGIDKADVRLVLHMDAPDSLEAYFQEAGRAGRDGDKSWAVFLWSDNDRWQLEKNMDASFPELSVVRKLYNSVCNFLQIAMGFGEGVVYDFNIAAFCKGFGYDITTLISSLRILQRAGYIDFSEMSDIPSRAVMLVTDYELHEFQISNPTLEPFIKVLLRSYTGLFTDYVSVDEELLASRLGATRDEVYQAFLKCSRMGVMKYVPQRQTPLIVLLQPRIEPDRLRFPDEVYKDRLLQYKKRIDSVISYAETEYICRSRQLLAYFGERNGRDCGHCDVCVSMKKVAISDDEYGDIENAIKAQLEAGPAEPGQIVMDLGFDEEKIWKVVRRLEDTGTVYINKEGCLQLSQTEL, encoded by the coding sequence TTGAACGACATCTACCACGAAATACTTCAGAAATACTGGGGCTACAAGGGATTTAGGCCTCTTCAGCTAGACATTATTACGTCCGTTGGTAGCGGAAAGGACACTCTCGGGCTAATGCCAACCGGGGGTGGTAAGTCTCTTACCTTTCAGGTTCCGGCTCTTGCAAGACCGGGTATCTGTCTTGTAATCACCCCGCTTATTGCTCTGATGAATGACCAGGTGGACAACCTGCGTCGTCTGGGTATCAAGGCCTGCGCCATCCATTCAGGAATGAGCCGTTGGGAGATAGATCAGACCTATGAAAACTGCATATATGGTGATTTTAAGTTTCTTTACATATCACCAGAACGGATTGGAACTGCCGGTTTTTTGGAACGGTTGAAGGACCTGAAGGTAGGTCTCATCGCTGTCGATGAAGCCCACTGCATCTCGCAGTGGGGCTATGACTTCAGGCCTAGCTACCGTAAGATAGCAGCTATTCGTGAATTTCTTCCCGATGTTCCGGTACTTGCCCTTACTGCTACTGCCACTCCCGAGGTGGTGGAAGATATACAGGTGCAGCTCAAATTTCCCCGTCCCAACCTGTTAAAGCGTAGTTTTGAGCGCCCCAACCTGGTCTATGTTGTCAGGAAGTGCGAGGATAAGGAAGCTCAGATGGTCAGAATCCTTAAGTCGGTTGAGGGCTCAGCCATCGTCTATGTGAGGAGCAGGAAGAAAACCCGCACTTTGGCTGATCTGCTCACTCGCAATGATATTAGTGCCGGCTCCTTTCATGCCGGGATGGCTCAGAAGACCAAGAATGAGGTGCAGGCTGCCTGGAAGGAAGGAAGGCTCAGGGTGATGGTGGCAACAAATGCCTTTGGAATGGGGATTGACAAGGCGGACGTCCGCCTTGTACTTCACATGGATGCTCCGGATTCACTTGAGGCCTATTTTCAGGAAGCAGGCCGTGCTGGTCGTGACGGTGATAAGTCATGGGCTGTTTTCCTGTGGTCGGATAATGACCGCTGGCAGCTAGAGAAGAATATGGATGCATCCTTTCCCGAACTTAGTGTGGTCAGGAAACTCTACAACTCGGTATGCAACTTTCTCCAGATAGCAATGGGCTTTGGTGAAGGAGTGGTCTATGATTTCAATATAGCAGCCTTTTGCAAGGGTTTCGGTTACGATATTACCACCCTGATTAGTAGTCTCAGGATACTGCAGAGGGCAGGATACATAGACTTTAGCGAGATGTCTGATATCCCGTCGCGGGCTGTTATGCTTGTGACGGATTACGAACTGCATGAATTTCAGATTTCAAATCCCACCCTCGAGCCCTTTATCAAGGTGCTGCTGCGCAGTTATACCGGACTCTTTACAGACTATGTGAGTGTTGACGAGGAACTGCTTGCTTCCAGACTTGGTGCAACACGCGATGAGGTGTACCAGGCCTTCCTGAAATGCAGCAGGATGGGAGTGATGAAGTACGTGCCTCAAAGGCAGACTCCGCTTATTGTGCTCCTGCAACCAAGGATAGAACCCGACCGACTGAGGTTTCCAGATGAGGTGTACAAGGATCGCCTGCTGCAATATAAGAAGCGCATTGATTCGGTGATCTCCTATGCCGAGACTGAATATATCTGTCGTAGCAGACAGTTACTGGCCTATTTTGGTGAAAGAAACGGTAGGGACTGCGGACATTGTGATGTATGTGTAAGTATGAAAAAGGTGGCAATTAGCGATGATGAATATGGGGATATTGAAAATGCTATAAAGGCTCAGCTTGAGGCCGGGCCTGCCGAACCCGGGCAGATAGTTATGGATTTGGGCTTTGATGAGGAGAAGATATGGAAGGTAGTGCGACGTTTGGAGGATACCGGAACCGTGTACATCAATAAAGAAGGTTGTCTTCAACTGAGTCAGACAGAGCTTTAG
- a CDS encoding DUF5063 domain-containing protein — protein MAESFEHPVYSINVIEFVTVAREFCNWLEHSEEQPRPEFISTALKILPLLYLKANMLPETSTVLDEYLEKYVTEEEYEHVRQSVRDRMGRFDDYLEVFTADMQRSDLPLTSTVSENLADIYQDLMDFMMNYRSAVTEIMNDALTALMQDFREHWGQRLVNVLRALHMVYYGEDNLEDEEGEVGADPSIDDINTQDWIISRMQRDFRDGSL, from the coding sequence ATGGCAGAAAGCTTTGAACATCCAGTATATTCGATAAACGTAATTGAATTTGTAACTGTTGCCCGCGAGTTTTGCAACTGGCTGGAACACTCTGAAGAACAGCCCCGGCCAGAATTTATCTCAACTGCACTAAAGATCCTGCCCCTGCTTTATCTGAAGGCAAATATGCTGCCTGAAACCAGCACCGTCCTTGATGAGTATCTTGAGAAGTACGTGACCGAGGAAGAATATGAACACGTGAGACAAAGTGTCAGAGACAGGATGGGACGCTTTGATGACTACCTGGAGGTTTTCACTGCTGATATGCAGAGAAGTGACCTTCCTCTGACTTCCACAGTATCTGAGAATCTGGCCGATATCTACCAGGATTTAATGGATTTCATGATGAATTACCGCTCGGCTGTCACCGAAATCATGAATGATGCTCTGACCGCTTTGATGCAGGACTTCAGGGAGCACTGGGGCCAACGCCTGGTTAATGTGCTTAGGGCTCTTCACATGGTATATTATGGTGAAGACAACCTGGAAGATGAAGAAGGAGAAGTGGGAGCAGATCCTTCGATTGACGATATCAATACCCAGGACTGGATTATCTCGCGCATGCAGCGCGATTTCAGGGATGGTTCCCTGTAA
- a CDS encoding 3'-5' exonuclease, which yields MNSTISKEAIGDLPLCQFDGEIILVDKPEDVEQAVEQLLKEKVIGFDTETRPSFKKGSMNSTSLLQLSTSQKAYLFRINKTGLTPELVKLLESRKVIKVGVGIRDDLKGLNLIATFKPGKFVELQDMAKSFGIDVLSLKALAGLLLNVRVSKRQRLSNWEADTLTRAQQEYAAIDAWIALRLFEELMRQDPEYKFKTVIYRN from the coding sequence ATGAACAGCACTATAAGTAAGGAGGCTATTGGGGACTTACCATTATGTCAGTTTGACGGTGAAATAATTCTTGTTGACAAACCGGAAGATGTAGAACAGGCTGTCGAACAGCTTCTTAAGGAGAAGGTGATCGGATTCGATACTGAGACCCGTCCTTCATTCAAAAAGGGAAGCATGAACAGCACCTCCCTGTTGCAGCTTTCAACCTCACAAAAGGCCTATCTGTTTAGGATTAACAAGACCGGACTGACGCCGGAACTTGTAAAACTGCTTGAAAGTCGCAAGGTTATCAAGGTGGGTGTAGGTATCAGGGATGACCTGAAAGGTCTGAACCTGATTGCTACCTTCAAACCGGGTAAATTTGTCGAACTTCAGGATATGGCAAAAAGCTTTGGAATTGACGTCCTGAGTCTAAAGGCTCTGGCCGGACTGCTTCTCAACGTCAGGGTTTCCAAACGCCAGCGCCTGAGTAACTGGGAGGCAGATACCCTGACCCGTGCACAGCAGGAGTATGCTGCTATTGATGCATGGATTGCACTTCGTCTTTTCGAGGAACTGATGCGTCAGGATCCCGAATACAAATTCAAAACCGTAATTTACCGTAACTAA
- a CDS encoding class I SAM-dependent rRNA methyltransferase, with the protein MHHLPILRLKPGKEQSVKRYHPWVFSGAVKGLENSGLKDGELVAVHDSNDNFLALGHYHSGSIAVRIVSYSKEIPDDKFWANKIARAWQLRIAIGLADSADTTAFRLVHGESDGLPGLIIDIYNSTAVLQAHTLAMYNLRPVIVKALQEVMGDRLKAVFDKSERTLTASSGIEARNSYLLGSSGDAIVKENGLRFNVGWEKGQKTGFFVDNRDNRHLLETYSKGRKLLNLYCYTGAFSCYALRGRATLVHSVDSSERAVMLCNENVELNFPGDGRHKSFVSDSYKYMGAAKEKYDLIILDPPAFAKHHTVINNAIQGYKRINVKAMEMIAPGGILFTYSCSQLVSREAFRTMLFSAAASCGRNIRILHQMSQAADHPISMYHPESEYLKGFVLYVE; encoded by the coding sequence ATGCATCATTTACCCATTCTTCGCCTCAAACCCGGAAAAGAGCAGAGCGTGAAGCGTTATCACCCCTGGGTTTTTTCAGGGGCAGTTAAAGGTCTTGAGAATTCCGGTCTTAAGGACGGAGAGCTGGTTGCAGTGCACGACTCCAACGACAATTTCCTGGCTCTGGGCCACTATCACAGCGGATCTATTGCTGTGCGTATCGTAAGTTACAGTAAGGAAATACCTGATGATAAGTTTTGGGCCAACAAGATTGCCCGTGCATGGCAACTGCGTATAGCAATAGGTTTGGCTGACTCGGCTGATACTACGGCTTTCAGACTGGTTCACGGCGAAAGTGATGGACTGCCAGGACTCATAATTGATATTTACAATAGTACTGCTGTACTACAGGCTCATACCCTGGCAATGTACAATCTGAGACCGGTTATAGTCAAAGCCCTGCAGGAAGTGATGGGAGACAGGTTAAAAGCTGTCTTTGATAAGTCGGAAAGAACATTGACAGCGTCATCGGGTATCGAAGCACGTAACTCCTACCTGTTGGGTAGTAGCGGTGATGCCATAGTTAAAGAGAACGGACTGCGCTTTAATGTTGGCTGGGAAAAAGGTCAGAAGACCGGTTTTTTTGTTGACAACCGCGACAACCGTCATCTGCTTGAGACTTACTCCAAGGGAAGGAAGCTCCTCAACCTATACTGCTATACCGGAGCTTTCTCCTGTTATGCGCTGAGAGGGCGTGCCACTCTGGTTCACTCAGTAGATAGTTCCGAAAGAGCTGTAATGCTTTGCAACGAGAATGTGGAACTCAACTTCCCAGGCGATGGCCGTCACAAGTCATTTGTATCGGACAGCTACAAGTATATGGGGGCTGCCAAAGAGAAGTATGATCTGATAATTCTTGACCCACCGGCCTTTGCCAAGCATCATACCGTAATCAATAATGCCATTCAGGGATACAAGCGTATCAATGTAAAGGCAATGGAGATGATAGCCCCGGGTGGCATATTATTTACCTACTCATGTTCGCAGCTCGTATCACGCGAAGCCTTCAGGACCATGCTGTTTTCTGCTGCCGCATCCTGTGGTCGCAACATACGAATACTGCATCAGATGAGTCAGGCTGCCGATCACCCAATAAGTATGTATCACCCCGAGAGTGAATACCTCAAAGGCTTTGTCCTGTATGTGGAATAA
- a CDS encoding DEAD/DEAH box helicase translates to MKFTEFGFEAEILDGLQAMRFDEATPVQEQTIPVIMQGRDLIACAQTGTGKTAAYLLPVLNALIKGGNSGASALVLVPTRELAIQIDQQLQGFSYFLPVTSIAVYGGNDADLWDQQRRALSGGVDVIVATPGRLIQHLAMGYCRFNSIKYLILDEADRMLDMGFHDDIMQIVKQLEGTRQTLLFSATMPPKIRDLSRKLLNEPEEISIAISKPAEGILQAAYLVYDYQKIKLIDSLLRGKELTSVVIFASTKIKVKEIYKALKSGKYPVEAIHSDLQQAEREEVMLNFRNRRTQILVATDIIARGIDVDGIDLVINYDVPNDAEDYVHRVGRTARAKSSGVALTLINEYDMGKFGMIEKLIGSTIFKSPLPEGFEPGPEYDPGKGDFRQKFNRQGGRNFKGGNGGRGGTGRSGEQRDGGDRKGKGYNGKRKFLKKRHDSQGNSPKPEA, encoded by the coding sequence TTGAAGTTTACAGAATTTGGATTTGAAGCTGAGATCCTGGATGGATTACAAGCTATGAGATTTGACGAGGCTACTCCTGTTCAGGAGCAGACCATACCGGTAATTATGCAGGGCCGGGACCTGATTGCCTGTGCACAGACCGGTACTGGAAAAACGGCAGCCTACCTGCTGCCGGTCCTGAATGCCCTGATTAAGGGTGGAAATTCAGGAGCCTCAGCCCTGGTGCTGGTTCCCACGCGCGAACTTGCGATACAGATTGACCAGCAGTTACAGGGATTTTCATATTTCCTGCCCGTGACTTCAATTGCCGTGTATGGAGGTAATGATGCTGATCTATGGGATCAGCAACGCAGAGCTCTATCGGGTGGCGTCGACGTGATTGTTGCTACACCAGGCCGCTTGATCCAGCATCTTGCAATGGGTTATTGCAGGTTTAACTCGATTAAGTACCTTATCCTTGATGAGGCCGACAGAATGCTCGATATGGGCTTCCACGACGATATTATGCAGATTGTTAAGCAACTTGAAGGCACACGCCAGACCTTGCTGTTTTCTGCTACTATGCCCCCCAAAATCAGGGATCTCTCACGCAAGTTGCTCAACGAACCTGAAGAGATAAGCATAGCCATCTCAAAACCTGCTGAAGGAATACTTCAGGCAGCTTATCTGGTATATGACTACCAGAAAATTAAACTTATTGACTCCCTGCTCAGGGGTAAGGAGCTTACAAGTGTAGTGATATTTGCTTCGACAAAAATAAAGGTAAAGGAGATATACAAAGCTCTGAAGAGTGGGAAATATCCTGTTGAGGCCATTCACTCGGATCTCCAACAGGCCGAACGTGAGGAGGTTATGCTCAATTTTCGTAACCGCCGTACCCAGATTCTTGTTGCTACTGACATTATTGCAAGGGGTATTGACGTCGATGGAATCGACCTTGTAATCAATTACGATGTGCCCAATGATGCAGAGGACTATGTCCACCGCGTCGGTCGTACTGCCCGTGCCAAGTCCAGCGGTGTGGCACTGACCCTTATCAATGAGTATGATATGGGCAAGTTTGGTATGATTGAAAAACTCATTGGTAGCACCATCTTTAAATCACCTCTTCCTGAAGGCTTTGAACCAGGACCCGAATATGACCCGGGCAAGGGTGATTTCAGACAAAAATTCAATAGACAAGGAGGCCGCAATTTCAAGGGAGGAAATGGTGGCAGAGGAGGCACAGGCAGGTCAGGTGAACAAAGGGATGGTGGAGACAGGAAGGGTAAGGGATACAACGGCAAGAGGAAGTTTTTAAAGAAAAGACACGACAGTCAGGGAAACAGCCCAAAGCCAGAGGCTTAA
- a CDS encoding Tex family protein: MIIDIISRETGISAGQIRNTIELLSQGATIPFISRYRKEVTGSLDEVQIATIKERNDKLLELEARRETILKTIEEQGQLTDELKARIQTIWDANELEDIYLPYKPKRKTRATKAKELGLEPLAGILFKQNERDPEGRATAFLNDVVSDTAAALQGARDIIAEWVNEDIRAREAIRNLFQKDAIISSILVKGKEEEAAKYRDYFDFSEPLRRCPSHRLLAIRRGEKEGLLKVNVAPDQDRALEILDRLFVKGNNASSQQVAEAVEDAYKRLLSSSIENEVSAFFREKAEDEAIKVFAANLRQLLLAPPLGQKRVLAIDPGYRTGCKVVCLDAQGKLLHNETIYPHPPQNDTKQAYKKIDTLVESYRIDAIAIGNGTASRETEAFIRNMRFKKDVLVFVVSEDGASVYSASKTARDEFPDYDVTVRGAVSIGRRLMDPLAELVKIDPKSIGVGQYQHDVDQTKLKAALDMEVESCVNSVGVELNTASKHLLTYVSGLGPQLAQNIVDYREEHGPFSSRKELLKVQRLGAKAYELSAGFLRIREAANPLDNSAVHPESYHIVEQMAKDLGCTVADLISNADLRRKINLKRYVSDKVGMPTLNDIVAELEKPGRDPRSVIKFFEFSPDVRTIDDLRPGMRLPGIVTNITNFGAFVDIGVKQDGLVHISQLADRFVSNPNEVVKLHQHVEVKVLDVDVARRRIQLSMKD, from the coding sequence ATGATTATTGATATTATTTCTCGTGAGACCGGTATATCTGCCGGTCAGATTCGCAATACTATAGAATTACTTAGCCAGGGAGCGACCATCCCCTTTATCAGCCGCTATCGTAAGGAGGTGACTGGCAGTCTTGATGAGGTGCAGATTGCTACCATCAAGGAAAGGAATGATAAGCTTCTTGAACTTGAAGCTCGTCGTGAAACGATACTTAAGACCATCGAGGAGCAGGGACAGCTGACAGATGAATTGAAGGCAAGGATTCAGACTATCTGGGACGCAAACGAACTTGAGGATATCTACCTGCCATATAAGCCCAAACGTAAGACCAGGGCTACAAAGGCTAAGGAGTTGGGTCTGGAACCGCTTGCCGGGATACTTTTCAAACAGAATGAGAGAGACCCGGAGGGTCGCGCAACTGCTTTCCTGAATGATGTGGTATCAGACACGGCTGCTGCTTTGCAGGGCGCCAGGGATATTATTGCCGAGTGGGTAAACGAGGATATAAGGGCCAGGGAGGCCATCCGTAATCTATTCCAGAAGGATGCAATAATCAGTTCTATCCTGGTTAAAGGCAAGGAGGAAGAAGCTGCTAAGTACAGGGATTACTTTGACTTCTCAGAACCGCTAAGAAGGTGTCCATCACACCGTCTGCTTGCTATAAGACGTGGTGAAAAGGAAGGTCTACTTAAGGTCAATGTCGCTCCTGATCAGGACAGAGCTCTCGAAATACTTGACAGGTTATTTGTAAAAGGAAATAATGCCTCTTCGCAACAAGTTGCAGAGGCCGTGGAAGATGCATACAAAAGACTACTCAGTTCATCGATAGAGAACGAAGTCTCAGCCTTCTTCCGCGAGAAGGCGGAAGACGAGGCCATCAAGGTTTTTGCTGCAAATCTCAGACAACTACTGTTGGCTCCGCCACTTGGACAGAAGAGGGTACTTGCAATAGATCCTGGTTACCGTACAGGTTGTAAGGTTGTATGTCTGGATGCTCAGGGTAAGCTGCTGCATAATGAGACTATTTACCCGCACCCGCCGCAAAATGACACAAAACAGGCTTATAAGAAGATAGACACGCTTGTTGAATCTTACAGGATTGATGCAATTGCCATTGGTAACGGAACAGCTTCCAGGGAAACTGAAGCCTTTATCCGCAATATGCGCTTTAAGAAGGATGTGCTGGTCTTCGTGGTTAGCGAGGACGGGGCCTCTGTCTATAGTGCAAGTAAAACTGCGAGGGATGAGTTTCCCGATTACGACGTAACAGTCAGGGGGGCCGTTTCAATAGGCAGAAGGCTTATGGATCCGCTGGCCGAACTAGTTAAAATTGACCCCAAGTCCATTGGGGTGGGACAGTACCAGCATGATGTCGATCAGACCAAGCTTAAGGCTGCCCTGGATATGGAGGTTGAGTCCTGTGTAAATAGTGTAGGGGTGGAGTTGAATACTGCAAGCAAGCACCTGCTGACTTATGTTTCTGGTCTGGGACCACAACTGGCACAAAATATTGTTGACTACCGTGAGGAGCATGGCCCCTTTAGTTCTCGTAAGGAACTGCTTAAGGTGCAGCGTCTTGGAGCCAAGGCTTACGAACTGAGTGCTGGCTTCCTGCGCATCAGGGAGGCTGCCAATCCTCTTGACAACTCTGCTGTTCACCCCGAGTCCTATCATATCGTTGAGCAGATGGCAAAGGATCTGGGATGCACAGTGGCTGACCTGATAAGCAATGCCGACCTGCGCAGGAAGATTAATCTTAAGCGCTATGTAAGCGACAAGGTGGGTATGCCGACCTTGAATGATATAGTTGCTGAACTTGAAAAACCCGGTCGTGACCCACGCAGTGTTATAAAGTTTTTTGAGTTTTCACCAGATGTGCGAACCATCGATGACCTGCGTCCCGGAATGCGTTTGCCGGGTATAGTAACCAATATAACAAACTTCGGTGCCTTTGTAGATATAGGCGTAAAGCAGGACGGACTGGTTCATATCAGCCAGCTTGCAGATAGATTTGTATCAAACCCCAATGAGGTGGTGAAATTACACCAACATGTGGAAGTAAAGGTACTGGATGTGGATGTTGCCCGTCGCCGGATACAGCTTTCTATGAAAGACTAG
- a CDS encoding aminotransferase class I/II-fold pyridoxal phosphate-dependent enzyme: MRHISSLLIHGSGETSSTPHRSLKTPIYETASFDFESAEDAEKSFMGLNDSHAYSRISNPTVTELQERLKLFSGAEQVLCVASGMAAISNVFITLCKSGDNIITSRYLFGNTYSFFARTLNSFGIEARFTDFENLEVLEKNIDGNTRAIFVELPTNPQLILFDIEGIAKIAKEKNVVLVVDNTVLTPYLFPCSEHGVDIEIFSNTKFVSGGATSIGGSILVYKSDKWTANPKLQPEVEKFGTDAFFKRLFKEIYRNIGACLSPNNAYLQLLGLETITLRIDKIVDNSTKVAQYLLEHPKVKAVKYAALPHDPDYERAQQLTGGRPGCLVGVELQDREQCFRFMNALKMIRRGTNFCDNKSMIIHPSSTIYWDFSPEEKAKMRISEGLLRLSVGLEHIDDILADLDQALNLA; this comes from the coding sequence ATGCGACATATCAGTTCCTTGCTTATACATGGATCCGGTGAAACCTCATCCACTCCTCACAGAAGTCTTAAAACGCCTATTTACGAGACAGCCTCATTCGACTTCGAAAGTGCAGAAGATGCAGAGAAGAGTTTTATGGGTCTGAATGACTCCCATGCTTATTCAAGGATTTCCAATCCGACAGTTACCGAACTTCAGGAGCGGCTCAAGCTTTTCAGTGGTGCCGAACAGGTGCTCTGCGTTGCTTCCGGAATGGCTGCAATATCCAACGTTTTTATTACCCTATGCAAGTCAGGCGATAATATCATAACTTCTCGCTATCTCTTTGGCAATACTTATTCATTTTTCGCAAGGACACTTAATTCCTTCGGTATTGAAGCCCGGTTTACCGACTTTGAAAACCTTGAGGTCCTGGAAAAAAACATAGATGGCAATACAAGGGCAATCTTTGTAGAACTGCCCACTAATCCCCAGCTCATCCTGTTTGATATTGAAGGGATAGCCAAAATAGCAAAGGAAAAGAACGTAGTGCTGGTGGTAGACAATACGGTGCTTACCCCCTACCTCTTTCCCTGTTCAGAACATGGTGTTGACATAGAGATATTCTCAAATACTAAGTTTGTCTCAGGTGGAGCCACCTCAATAGGTGGCTCCATACTTGTATATAAGTCTGATAAGTGGACCGCCAATCCAAAGCTCCAGCCCGAGGTTGAGAAGTTTGGCACTGATGCCTTCTTCAAAAGACTTTTCAAAGAGATTTATCGCAACATTGGTGCCTGTTTGTCACCCAACAATGCCTACTTGCAACTCCTGGGACTTGAAACAATTACACTTAGGATTGACAAGATTGTTGACAATAGCACCAAAGTGGCACAATACTTGCTGGAACATCCAAAGGTCAAAGCAGTTAAGTATGCAGCCCTGCCCCATGATCCGGACTATGAGAGAGCACAGCAGCTTACAGGAGGAAGACCGGGTTGTCTGGTGGGCGTGGAACTGCAGGACAGGGAGCAATGCTTCCGTTTTATGAATGCCTTAAAGATGATTAGGCGGGGAACAAATTTTTGCGACAACAAATCAATGATAATACACCCCTCCTCTACCATCTACTGGGATTTTAGTCCTGAGGAAAAGGCAAAGATGCGTATCAGTGAAGGCCTGCTTCGTTTGTCAGTTGGGCTTGAACACATTGATGACATCTTGGCTGACCTTGACCAGGCTCTTAATTTAGCATAA
- a CDS encoding RNA polymerase sigma factor: MTTMQFNDKLLGLQDKLLYFALSLTSNDEDARDLLQETTLKALTYRKQFAANTNFKAWVFTIMKNTFINNYRRNQKTKNTFDGNEDALRSAYRRNYTSETPEMVQSVSEMTKYIERLDDDFRIPFQMHTDGYKYKEIAEQLDLPIGTVKSRIFFTRKKLQAMLQDSEGSYSY, from the coding sequence ATGACAACAATGCAATTTAATGATAAGCTGCTTGGACTGCAAGACAAGTTGCTTTATTTTGCTCTAAGTTTAACCTCCAATGATGAAGATGCAAGAGATCTTTTGCAGGAGACTACGCTGAAGGCCCTAACCTATCGTAAGCAGTTTGCTGCCAACACAAATTTCAAGGCCTGGGTTTTTACGATAATGAAAAATACCTTTATCAATAATTATCGCAGAAACCAGAAGACTAAGAATACCTTCGACGGAAATGAGGATGCACTTCGCTCAGCATACCGCAGGAATTACACATCTGAAACTCCTGAAATGGTACAGAGCGTTAGTGAAATGACAAAGTATATAGAACGTCTTGATGATGATTTCAGGATTCCGTTCCAGATGCATACAGACGGATACAAGTACAAGGAAATAGCTGAACAGCTTGATCTACCAATCGGAACAGTAAAGAGCCGTATTTTCTTTACACGTAAGAAATTACAAGCTATGTTGCAAGACAGCGAAGGAAGCTATTCCTACTAA
- a CDS encoding SDR family oxidoreductase, translating into MHTVLITGAAKRIGEDLAHHFAQRGWEVIIHCNNSRGDADRLSTHLRNLFEDRQFPVIAADFSDPVSASDAIFSELRILNLCPEVLINSASVFNPGLLADTSYTHLRRQMAVNFEAPFMLMKAFRQYCKKGCIVNILDTRVTSNDSRHAAYTLSKKVLMHLTEMAGLEWAPEIRVNAVAPGAVLPPPGQDETYLKDVVAGTPLKQAVSPGDLADAVWFLVNNGTITGQIIYCDGGAHLGK; encoded by the coding sequence ATGCACACAGTATTGATTACAGGAGCTGCAAAGCGAATTGGTGAAGACCTGGCCCATCACTTTGCCCAAAGAGGCTGGGAGGTTATTATCCACTGCAATAACAGCAGGGGAGATGCGGATCGCTTGTCAACCCATCTTCGCAATTTGTTCGAGGATAGGCAATTTCCAGTCATCGCAGCCGACTTCAGTGATCCTGTCTCAGCATCTGATGCAATCTTTTCAGAATTGAGAATACTTAATCTATGCCCTGAGGTCTTGATCAACAGTGCATCTGTATTTAATCCCGGTTTGCTTGCTGATACATCCTATACCCATCTGCGCAGGCAGATGGCGGTCAACTTCGAAGCTCCATTTATGCTTATGAAGGCTTTCAGGCAATATTGTAAAAAGGGCTGCATTGTAAACATCCTGGATACGAGGGTCACGAGTAATGATTCAAGACATGCTGCATATACTCTATCAAAGAAGGTTCTGATGCATCTTACTGAAATGGCAGGCCTTGAATGGGCTCCTGAGATTAGAGTAAATGCAGTGGCTCCTGGAGCTGTCCTGCCCCCGCCGGGGCAGGACGAGACTTACCTTAAGGATGTCGTTGCCGGAACTCCGCTTAAGCAGGCGGTTTCCCCCGGAGATTTAGCTGATGCTGTTTGGTTTTTAGTTAATAACGGCACTATTACCGGACAGATTATCTACTGTGACGGTGGTGCACATTTAGGAAAATAA